From the genome of Chloroflexota bacterium, one region includes:
- the minE gene encoding cell division topological specificity factor MinE, with protein sequence MNNFFNRLTGRAPASKDIAKDRLKLVLNYDRTDVSPAVIELIKDDIIAVISKHVDIDRAGVDIKLTQEDHENRLVADIPLLKSPRRRR encoded by the coding sequence ATGAATAACTTTTTCAATCGCCTCACCGGGCGGGCGCCCGCCAGCAAGGACATTGCCAAAGACCGGCTCAAGCTGGTGCTTAACTACGACCGCACCGACGTCTCGCCCGCCGTCATCGAACTGATCAAGGACGACATCATCGCCGTCATCTCCAAGCACGTGGATATTGACCGGGCCGGGGTGGACATCAAGCTGACCCAGGAAGACCACGAGAACCGGCTGGTGGCCGACATCCCGCTCCTCAAGTCTCCCCGCCGCCGCCGTTAA
- the minD gene encoding septum site-determining protein MinD — MSATVITITSGKGGVGKTTATANLAVALAASGARVICLDADIGLRNLDVVMGLENRIVYDIVHVVEGAAKLKQAMIRDKRLPHLYLIPAAQTRDKSAVSPSDMVRVCDELKPDFDFIMLDSPAGIERGFRNALAPSDKVLIVTNPEVSAVRDADRIIGLVESELKGPPSLIINRLKPDMVKRGDMLSIDDVLDVLAIDLIGVVPEDEQIVVGSNRGAPVALDEKSRAGQAFRNIARRLKGEQVPFMDLDKQDGFLARLGKLIRPGG; from the coding sequence ATGAGCGCAACTGTGATTACGATAACGTCCGGGAAGGGTGGCGTGGGCAAGACCACCGCCACCGCCAACCTGGCCGTGGCTTTGGCCGCCAGCGGCGCGAGAGTGATCTGCCTCGACGCCGACATTGGCCTGCGAAATTTGGACGTGGTGATGGGCCTGGAGAATCGGATCGTCTACGACATCGTCCACGTGGTGGAGGGCGCGGCCAAGCTCAAGCAAGCCATGATCCGCGATAAGCGCCTGCCCCACCTCTACCTCATCCCTGCCGCCCAGACTCGCGACAAGTCGGCCGTTAGCCCGTCGGACATGGTGCGGGTGTGCGACGAGTTGAAGCCCGACTTCGACTTCATCATGCTCGACTCGCCGGCCGGGATCGAGCGCGGCTTTCGCAACGCCCTGGCCCCCAGCGACAAAGTGCTCATCGTCACCAACCCCGAAGTCTCGGCGGTGCGCGACGCTGACCGCATCATCGGCCTGGTGGAGAGCGAGCTAAAAGGCCCACCGTCGCTCATCATCAACCGCCTCAAGCCGGACATGGTGAAGCGCGGCGATATGTTGAGCATTGACGACGTGCTGGACGTGCTGGCGATTGATCTAATCGGCGTGGTTCCCGAAGACGAGCAGATCGTGGTCGGCAGCAACCGGGGCGCGCCGGTGGCCCTGGACGAGAAGTCGCGGGCCGGGCAGGCTTTCCGCAACATCGCCCGGCGGCTCAAGGGCGAGCAAGTGCCGTTTATGGATTTGGACAAGCAGGACGGTTTCCTGGCCCGGCTGGGCAAACTGATCCGGCCAGGAGGCTGA
- the minC gene encoding septum site-determining protein MinC → MTVPVVIKGIKEGLLVNVGDGEWREAAQILLTKLGEGGEFFQGARLVLQLNSRAVGAADLGKLRNDLADLKINLWAVLSESALTENAAKALGLETSLPKPAAASAPPELPEISPVEDGSQAILIQHTLRSGKSVRFPGHVVVVGDVNAGAEVVAGGNIIVWGRVRGTVQAGAEGDTEAVICALDLAPTQLRIGEAIATSPKRRGKPEPETARVRNGQIVAERWKPNEKG, encoded by the coding sequence ATGACGGTTCCGGTTGTGATCAAAGGCATCAAAGAAGGCCTGTTGGTCAACGTGGGCGACGGCGAGTGGCGTGAGGCGGCGCAAATCCTGCTCACCAAACTCGGCGAGGGCGGCGAGTTCTTTCAGGGCGCGCGCCTGGTTCTGCAGTTGAACAGCCGGGCGGTCGGCGCCGCAGACCTGGGCAAGCTTCGCAACGACTTGGCCGATCTGAAGATCAATTTGTGGGCGGTGTTGTCCGAGTCGGCGCTGACCGAGAATGCGGCGAAGGCTTTGGGTTTAGAGACCAGCCTCCCCAAACCGGCGGCCGCCAGCGCGCCGCCGGAACTTCCAGAGATTAGCCCGGTCGAAGATGGAAGTCAGGCTATTCTGATTCAACACACCTTACGATCCGGCAAGTCGGTGCGCTTTCCGGGACACGTGGTGGTGGTGGGCGACGTGAACGCCGGGGCCGAAGTGGTGGCCGGCGGCAACATCATCGTCTGGGGGCGCGTGCGCGGCACGGTGCAGGCCGGAGCGGAAGGGGACACCGAAGCGGTGATTTGCGCCCTTGACCTGGCCCCTACCCAACTGCGAATTGGCGAGGCCATTGCCACCTCGCCCAAGCGGCGCGGCAAGCCCGAACCCGAAACCGCCCGCGTGCGAAACGGACAGATTGTGGCCGAGCGATGGAAGCCGAATGAGAAAGGATGA
- a CDS encoding DUF2723 domain-containing protein, with the protein MNSKPLTFRVGSRISWERLLAATCVGLFGLAVSRALFDSFPTLFGGLRWPAGLLISIALVVFLAFPSFSLSLSRNAFILLPLALSAFFIFHPTTNPLRDWVLILGGLGGALAIFLTTQLSNYPTLNKLYLFSLTLITSALYLRTLAPAVGEADTFEFQVNAIRLGISHGSGYPLYLLLAKLFSLLPIPGTTAFRINLSSAAFGVAATLMVYAVARALNASRPAAWIAALSLAASIGLWSRAVEAEVYTLHMALIGLLLWLSLRSQESGVRSQKILRLTAFVFGLSLTNHLTTVLLAPALLIALAPHLRPSSREAVFRHSVFLLLTSIFFFLLGLSLYLYLPLRWPAVNNGEVMTWELFRHFITGQEAQGALRLNAWYADLSRYAILGRKALDQFGWPGAMTALVGLAALFRRQPSAALVTLAAWAAFAFFGLSFYVPDPDYSSLLLPAHFVQAVWIACGIQAILDIGQFIIIKTRRHEDTKYWVLSIGYSVFFILPASLIWTNLPLVDQSGDWREYRLGQYILSQPLKENAAILADSELIAPLYYLQVAEGVRPDLDIVVLPNEDTYRAELESRIANGQTVYLGRYLPRLADAYYLRATGPLTEVKLEPSQLPESFSPVEQDFEDIIRLRGFQLDAATAPTDQSLLITLYWQALQPPPGNYRVVFRLLDSNGETRFISPANVPVNQMYPTAAWPLADVVADFHNLTLDPALEPGDYSLQVGLFPPFSERGLGDWATLADVTLQPPASPPRIAHPLRIRFANGVWLMGVDAPATAAPGSTIKATLYWLLPPNLGDPVTADLCLDELCSSSARIQLNPALHAPSQIVETRAVFNAPAAAGEHSLWIKLEAQTAECGWWSGSSPTCKAAELKIEGSPLAAEAVNFEDQIALESLKIETPLASPGQTVIVTATWRGLRPMESDYTVFIHLLGPDGIVHGQVDMWPVQGTRPTSQWPVNETIADRFEVRVPDDAPPGAYQVEAGWYLLATLDRLSVLDRNGVAIDDRFLIGGLTIK; encoded by the coding sequence TTGAACTCAAAGCCGTTGACGTTTCGCGTGGGCAGTAGGATTTCGTGGGAGCGGCTCCTGGCCGCGACCTGCGTCGGCCTCTTCGGTCTGGCCGTCTCCCGCGCCCTGTTCGACTCCTTTCCCACCCTCTTCGGCGGCCTGCGCTGGCCGGCTGGTCTCCTCATTAGCATTGCCCTCGTCGTTTTCCTTGCCTTTCCCTCCTTTTCCCTTTCACTTTCCCGCAACGCATTCATACTTCTTCCTCTAGCCCTCTCCGCCTTCTTTATTTTCCACCCAACCACCAACCCGCTCCGCGACTGGGTTCTCATCCTCGGCGGCCTGGGCGGGGCGTTGGCAATCTTCCTAACCACCCAACTATCTAACTACCCAACCCTCAATAAACTTTATCTCTTCAGTCTCACTCTCATCACCTCGGCTCTCTACCTCCGTACCCTCGCCCCTGCCGTCGGCGAAGCCGACACCTTCGAATTTCAAGTCAACGCCATCCGCCTCGGAATCTCGCATGGCAGTGGCTACCCGCTCTACCTTCTCCTCGCCAAGCTCTTCAGCCTTCTGCCGATTCCGGGCACGACGGCCTTTCGCATCAACCTCTCGTCTGCCGCCTTTGGCGTGGCCGCGACTCTTATGGTCTACGCCGTCGCTCGCGCCCTCAACGCCTCTCGCCCCGCCGCCTGGATCGCCGCCCTCAGCCTGGCCGCCTCCATCGGCCTATGGTCGCGCGCCGTCGAGGCCGAAGTGTATACCTTGCACATGGCGCTCATCGGTTTGCTATTGTGGCTCTCGCTCAGGAGTCAGGAGTCAGGAGTCAGAAGTCAGAAGATTCTTCGTCTGACGGCATTTGTATTCGGCCTGTCGCTAACGAACCATCTAACAACCGTCCTCCTGGCCCCGGCTTTGCTTATTGCCCTTGCCCCTCATCTTCGTCCTTCGTCACGCGAAGCCGTCTTTCGTCATTCTGTCTTCTTACTTCTGACTTCTATATTCTTTTTCTTGCTTGGCCTCAGCCTCTACCTCTACCTTCCCCTCCGCTGGCCCGCCGTCAACAACGGCGAAGTCATGACCTGGGAACTCTTCCGGCATTTCATCACCGGACAGGAAGCGCAGGGCGCGCTGAGGCTAAACGCCTGGTACGCCGACCTGAGCCGTTACGCGATCCTCGGACGCAAGGCGCTGGATCAATTTGGCTGGCCGGGCGCAATGACGGCCCTCGTCGGGTTAGCCGCCTTGTTTCGCCGTCAACCGTCTGCCGCGCTCGTCACCCTGGCCGCCTGGGCCGCCTTCGCCTTCTTCGGCCTCTCGTTCTACGTCCCCGACCCCGATTACTCCTCGCTTCTACTGCCTGCTCATTTCGTGCAAGCCGTCTGGATCGCGTGTGGAATCCAGGCCATCCTTGATATTGGGCAGTTCATAATCATAAAGACACGAAGACACGAAGACACAAAGTATTGGGTATTGAGTATTGGATATTCTGTATTCTTCATTCTTCCCGCTTCCCTCATCTGGACCAACCTGCCCCTCGTGGATCAATCCGGCGACTGGCGCGAGTACCGGCTGGGCCAATACATTCTCAGCCAGCCGCTCAAAGAGAATGCGGCGATACTGGCCGACAGCGAACTCATCGCCCCGCTTTACTATTTGCAAGTAGCCGAAGGCGTCCGGCCCGATTTGGACATCGTCGTTTTGCCAAACGAAGACACTTACCGCGCCGAACTCGAGTCCCGGATCGCCAACGGCCAAACCGTTTATCTTGGCCGCTACCTGCCTCGCCTGGCCGACGCCTACTACTTGCGCGCCACCGGCCCGCTTACCGAAGTCAAACTGGAACCCAGCCAACTCCCAGAATCATTCTCGCCCGTCGAGCAAGATTTCGAGGACATCATTCGTCTGCGCGGTTTCCAACTCGACGCCGCAACTGCCCCCACCGATCAATCTTTACTGATTACTCTTTACTGGCAGGCCCTTCAGCCGCCGCCCGGCAACTACCGCGTCGTCTTTCGCCTGCTCGACTCGAACGGCGAGACTCGCTTCATCAGCCCGGCAAACGTGCCGGTGAATCAAATGTACCCGACCGCCGCCTGGCCGCTGGCCGACGTTGTCGCCGACTTTCACAACCTCACCCTCGACCCGGCGCTTGAACCCGGCGACTATTCTTTGCAGGTCGGCCTCTTCCCGCCGTTCAGCGAGCGCGGGCTGGGCGACTGGGCCACGCTTGCGGACGTCACCTTGCAGCCGCCTGCCTCGCCGCCGCGCATTGCTCACCCGCTTCGCATTCGCTTTGCGAACGGCGTCTGGCTGATGGGCGTTGACGCGCCCGCAACCGCCGCGCCCGGCTCGACCATTAAGGCAACGCTTTATTGGCTTCTGCCGCCCAACCTCGGCGACCCGGTTACAGCCGACTTGTGTTTGGATGAGCTTTGTTCTTCGTCGGCCCGGATTCAACTGAACCCGGCCCTTCACGCTCCTTCGCAGATCGTTGAAACCCGCGCCGTTTTCAACGCGCCAGCCGCGGCGGGCGAACATTCGTTGTGGATCAAGCTTGAGGCCCAGACGGCAGAATGCGGTTGGTGGTCAGGATCGTCGCCCACGTGCAAGGCGGCTGAACTTAAGATCGAAGGGTCGCCACTGGCCGCCGAAGCCGTCAACTTCGAGGATCAGATCGCGCTGGAGTCGCTCAAGATCGAAACGCCGCTTGCCTCACCCGGCCAGACCGTCATCGTCACCGCCACCTGGCGCGGGCTGAGGCCGATGGAGTCTGATTACACCGTCTTCATTCATTTGCTCGGCCCGGACGGGATTGTTCACGGGCAGGTGGATATGTGGCCGGTGCAGGGCACGCGGCCCACTTCGCAGTGGCCGGTGAATGAAACAATCGCCGACCGCTTTGAAGTGCGCGTGCCTGACGATGCGCCGCCCGGCGCGTATCAAGTTGAGGCCGGCTGGTATTTGCTGGCGACCCTCGACCGCCTCTCGGTGCTAGACCGGAACGGCGTGGCGATTGACGACAGGTTTTTGATCGGCGGGCTGACGATAAAATGA